In the genome of Candidatus Thermokryptus mobilis, one region contains:
- the infC gene encoding translation initiation factor IF-3, with protein sequence MGKELRVNDQIKVPRVRVIDENGQQLGIMNTRDALKLAEERGYDLVEVAPHANPPVCRLMDYGKYKYERQKEEKLHKKQQASAVVKELRFHPNTGEHDFNFKVRHAREFLLEGHKVKASVLFKGREILHTEFGERILRRFIEMLSDIGRVEQDIRLEGSVMSVLISPDRKKIQILREQEEKNKQLGGEITDAKDEK encoded by the coding sequence ATAGGGAAAGAATTACGGGTTAATGACCAGATTAAAGTCCCGAGGGTTAGGGTGATAGACGAAAATGGGCAACAGCTCGGAATAATGAACACGCGTGATGCGTTAAAATTAGCTGAGGAAAGAGGTTATGACCTAGTTGAAGTCGCGCCGCATGCTAATCCACCTGTTTGTAGATTAATGGATTACGGTAAATATAAGTATGAGAGACAGAAGGAAGAGAAACTTCACAAGAAGCAACAAGCATCAGCGGTTGTAAAAGAATTAAGGTTTCATCCGAATACAGGTGAGCATGATTTTAATTTTAAAGTTAGACATGCAAGGGAGTTCTTGCTTGAGGGGCACAAAGTTAAAGCGTCTGTGTTATTTAAAGGCAGAGAAATTTTACATACTGAATTTGGTGAGAGGATTTTGAGAAGGTTTATTGAGATGTTGTCGGATATTGGTAGAGTTGAGCAGGATATACGGCTTGAGGGGAGTGTGATGAGTGTTCTTATTTCACCTGACAGAAAGAAAATACAAATATTGAGGGAACAGGAAGAAAAAAACAAACAGCTGGGAGGAGAAATCACTGATGCCAAAGATGAAAAGTAA
- a CDS encoding UDP-glucuronic acid decarboxylase family protein, producing MAKVVITGGAGFIGSHLCDRFIAEGDEVICLDNLITGNLDNIAHLFGNPKFKFIKYDVTEFLYVPGDVDFILHFASPASPMDYIKYPIQTLKVGALGTHKALGLAKAKGARFLLASTSEVYGDPLVHPQSEEYYGNVNPIGIRGVYDEAKRFAEAMTMAYHRYHGLDTRIARIFNTYGPRMRIDDGRVIPAFMTQALKGEDMTVFGDGKQTRSICYIDDLVEGIFKLLMSNYVYPINLGNPDEITILELAYEIREIAGSNSKIIFKPLPPDDPKVRRPDITKAREILGWEPKVPRREGLKKTLEYFKKKLFGAKD from the coding sequence TTGGCGAAAGTAGTTATAACTGGAGGAGCTGGTTTCATAGGGTCGCATCTTTGCGATCGCTTTATAGCTGAAGGAGATGAGGTGATTTGTCTTGATAATTTAATCACTGGAAATCTTGACAATATAGCTCATCTTTTTGGTAATCCGAAGTTTAAGTTTATCAAGTATGATGTTACGGAATTTTTATATGTTCCAGGAGATGTTGATTTTATTCTTCACTTCGCTTCGCCAGCAAGCCCGATGGATTATATCAAGTATCCGATACAGACATTAAAGGTTGGTGCTCTGGGGACGCACAAGGCGCTTGGGCTTGCAAAGGCAAAAGGCGCGAGATTTTTGCTTGCGTCAACGAGTGAAGTTTATGGGGATCCACTCGTTCATCCGCAAAGCGAGGAATATTACGGTAATGTAAATCCGATAGGAATTCGTGGTGTTTATGACGAGGCAAAAAGGTTTGCTGAAGCTATGACGATGGCTTACCACAGGTATCACGGACTTGACACGAGGATAGCAAGGATTTTTAACACATATGGACCCAGGATGAGAATTGATGATGGTAGGGTTATACCAGCATTTATGACGCAAGCACTTAAGGGTGAAGATATGACTGTTTTTGGTGATGGAAAGCAAACGAGAAGTATTTGTTACATTGATGATTTGGTTGAGGGGATTTTTAAACTTTTGATGTCAAATTATGTTTATCCGATAAATCTTGGAAATCCTGATGAGATAACAATTTTGGAACTTGCTTATGAGATAAGGGAAATTGCTGGTAGCAATAGCAAAATTATTTTTAAACCGCTTCCGCCAGACGATCCCAAGGTTAGAAGACCAGATATAACGAAGGCGCGGGAGATACTGGGTTGGGAGCCGAAGGTGCCAAGGAGGGAAGGATTAAAAAAGACGCTTGAATATTTTAAGAAAAAACTTTTTGGAGCAAAGGATTGA
- the rfbC gene encoding dTDP-4-dehydrorhamnose 3,5-epimerase has translation MPFKFTRVSQIPELVVIEPIVFEDKRGFFMETYSYREFERFGITEKFVQDNHSKSIKGVLRGLHFQVEPFAQSKLVRCIKGEIFDVAVDIRPGSKTFKKWFGVILSEENKRILYIPKGFAHGFVVLSEIAEVEYKVDNFYSPEHDRGIIWNDPDIGIEWPIDNPILSEKDAKLPTLKEFLKDLSLL, from the coding sequence TTGCCGTTCAAATTTACAAGGGTAAGCCAGATACCTGAACTTGTTGTGATTGAGCCAATTGTGTTTGAGGATAAAAGAGGATTTTTTATGGAGACATACAGTTACAGGGAGTTTGAGAGATTTGGCATAACCGAAAAATTTGTTCAAGATAATCATTCAAAATCGATTAAAGGTGTTTTGAGGGGGCTTCACTTTCAAGTAGAACCATTTGCTCAATCAAAGCTTGTCAGATGTATAAAGGGAGAAATTTTTGATGTGGCTGTTGATATAAGACCTGGGTCAAAAACTTTCAAAAAATGGTTTGGCGTTATTTTATCTGAGGAAAATAAAAGGATTTTATATATTCCGAAGGGATTTGCTCATGGTTTTGTTGTGCTTTCTGAAATCGCTGAGGTTGAATATAAGGTTGATAATTTTTACTCTCCTGAACATGACAGAGGGATAATTTGGAACGATCCTGATATAGGGATTGAGTGGCCAATTGATAATCCCATCCTCTCAGAAAAAGACGCAAAGTTGCCAACGCTTAAAGAGTTTCTAAAAGACCTGTCGCTGTTATGA
- the thrS gene encoding threonine--tRNA ligase, which translates to MEERIKVKLPDGSILEVAKGTTPLQIAEMLSKRLFKEAVAAKVDGVVVDLTRPLENDCELKILTFEDPEGREVFWHSSAHLMAHAIEELFPGAKFGVGPPIEDGFYYDVDVDRPLTPEDLQKIEEKMTELAQRDEPYVRKVVTKEEALEFFKRKGDPYKIEIIEQIEDGDTITFYSEGTFTDLCRGPHLPSTGKIKYVKLLNVAGAYWRGDPKNKMLQRVYGVAYPKKELLEEHLRRLEEARKRDHRRLGKELELFVFHDIAPGAPFWLPKGMIIFRELEKFIREELDKRGYEEISTPILVKKDLWERSGHWEHYKENMFVLEVENEVYSLKPMNCPESTYVYKMRTRSYRDLPLRLAEIGRLHRNEISGALGGMFRVRQITMDDAHIYCRPDQILNEINELIDFINYVYGIFKFEPAYYLSTKPDNAMGDPALWEQAEQALKMALEQNGIKYGLKEKEGAFYGPKIDVQIKDALGRDWQVATIQLDFVMLPERFDLTYIDADGQPKRPVAIHRAIFGSFERFVGILTEHFAGNFPVWLAPVQVAVLPITDAQNDYAVEIYQKLKEMKVRAEIDLRNEKITYKIREAETKKIPYMLVIGEREKTNRNVSVRRHGKGDLGVFDLESFISRIKFEIETKTVD; encoded by the coding sequence ATGGAGGAAAGGATAAAGGTAAAACTGCCTGATGGTAGTATTTTAGAAGTTGCTAAAGGGACGACGCCGTTGCAGATAGCTGAGATGTTAAGCAAGCGTTTGTTCAAAGAAGCGGTAGCTGCTAAAGTAGATGGGGTTGTGGTTGATTTAACGCGTCCGCTTGAAAATGATTGTGAGTTAAAAATTTTGACATTTGAGGATCCAGAAGGAAGGGAGGTTTTCTGGCATAGTTCCGCTCATCTTATGGCTCACGCAATAGAGGAGCTTTTCCCTGGAGCGAAATTTGGTGTTGGTCCGCCAATTGAAGATGGTTTTTATTACGATGTTGATGTTGATAGACCGCTTACGCCGGAGGATTTGCAAAAAATTGAAGAGAAGATGACGGAGTTGGCACAAAGGGACGAACCGTATGTTAGGAAAGTTGTGACGAAGGAGGAAGCGCTTGAATTTTTCAAAAGGAAGGGCGACCCTTACAAAATTGAGATAATAGAGCAGATAGAGGACGGTGATACTATAACTTTTTACAGTGAGGGTACTTTCACGGATTTATGTCGTGGTCCGCATTTGCCTTCAACGGGCAAGATAAAGTATGTTAAGTTATTAAATGTTGCTGGCGCATATTGGCGCGGTGATCCGAAAAACAAGATGTTGCAAAGGGTTTATGGTGTTGCTTATCCTAAAAAAGAACTTCTTGAGGAGCATCTTCGTCGCCTTGAGGAAGCAAGAAAAAGAGACCATCGTCGGCTTGGGAAAGAACTTGAGCTTTTTGTTTTCCACGATATAGCCCCAGGGGCTCCGTTTTGGTTGCCAAAGGGAATGATTATCTTCCGTGAGCTTGAAAAGTTTATAAGGGAAGAACTTGACAAAAGGGGATATGAGGAGATCTCAACGCCGATACTTGTTAAGAAAGACCTTTGGGAACGCTCCGGTCATTGGGAGCATTACAAAGAGAATATGTTCGTCCTTGAAGTTGAAAACGAGGTATACTCACTCAAGCCGATGAATTGTCCCGAGAGCACATATGTTTATAAGATGAGGACGAGAAGTTATAGGGACTTGCCTCTTCGTCTTGCTGAAATTGGTCGTCTTCACAGGAATGAGATTTCTGGGGCATTGGGAGGCATGTTTCGCGTCAGGCAAATAACCATGGACGACGCCCATATTTATTGTAGACCTGATCAAATTTTAAATGAGATAAACGAGCTTATTGATTTTATAAACTATGTTTACGGGATTTTTAAGTTTGAGCCAGCTTATTATCTTTCAACGAAGCCAGACAATGCTATGGGAGACCCAGCTTTGTGGGAGCAAGCAGAACAAGCATTAAAGATGGCGCTTGAACAAAATGGCATAAAGTATGGGTTAAAAGAAAAAGAAGGTGCTTTTTACGGTCCAAAGATTGATGTCCAGATTAAAGATGCCTTGGGAAGGGACTGGCAGGTTGCGACGATTCAACTTGATTTTGTTATGTTGCCAGAAAGATTTGATTTAACTTACATTGACGCAGATGGTCAACCGAAACGCCCGGTTGCGATTCATAGAGCGATATTCGGGTCGTTTGAGAGGTTCGTTGGGATTTTGACGGAACATTTCGCCGGGAATTTCCCAGTTTGGCTTGCCCCAGTTCAAGTGGCTGTTCTTCCCATAACGGATGCTCAGAATGATTACGCGGTTGAGATTTATCAAAAGTTGAAAGAGATGAAAGTAAGAGCGGAAATTGACCTGAGGAATGAAAAGATAACTTATAAAATTCGGGAAGCTGAAACGAAGAAAATTCCATATATGCTTGTTATAGGCGAAAGGGAAAAGACAAATCGCAATGTTTCAGTTAGACGACATGGTAAAGGTGACCTTGGGGTTTTTGATTTGGAAAGTTTTATTTCAAGGATTAAATTTGAAATTGAAACTAAAACGGTTGATTAG
- the rplT gene encoding 50S ribosomal protein L20 — MRATNKPASRRRRKKILERAKGFWGMRGNTLRQAKDHVAKALQYSYRDRRTKKREFRRLWITRINAAARLNGTTYSKLISALKKKQVEINRKMLADLAVNNPDAFSEVVKFAFS, encoded by the coding sequence ATGAGAGCGACGAATAAGCCAGCATCAAGGAGGAGAAGGAAGAAAATCCTTGAGAGGGCAAAAGGGTTCTGGGGGATGCGAGGCAACACCCTCAGACAAGCCAAAGACCATGTTGCGAAGGCACTTCAATACTCGTATCGTGATAGGAGGACGAAAAAGCGAGAATTTAGACGACTCTGGATAACGAGGATAAACGCTGCAGCAAGGTTGAACGGAACTACATATTCAAAATTAATTTCAGCATTGAAGAAAAAGCAGGTTGAGATCAACCGCAAGATGTTAGCTGATCTTGCGGTGAATAATCCGGATGCTTTCTCTGAAGTTGTAAAGTTCGCTTTTAGTTAA
- the rpmI gene encoding 50S ribosomal protein L35 yields the protein MPKMKSNRAAMKRFKVTGTGKIKRQKAGRSHLATGKSRKRKRQLRKPTLVHPYEEKRIKRLILA from the coding sequence ATGCCAAAGATGAAAAGTAATCGCGCGGCGATGAAGCGTTTCAAAGTTACAGGCACTGGCAAAATCAAGAGGCAGAAAGCCGGTAGAAGTCATCTTGCAACTGGCAAGTCAAGGAAGCGTAAGCGTCAACTTCGCAAGCCGACGCTTGTGCATCCATATGAAGAGAAAAGGATTAAGCGATTGATCCTTGCTTGA
- the pheS gene encoding phenylalanine--tRNA ligase subunit alpha, which yields MKNQIEEVKSKFLSEISSVEDEKQLEELRVKYLGRRGIIQSLFDKLREVPKEEKPALGKLLNELKELAQGKYNEKKLEIKGKKAKVESFVDLTIPGRLKYTGRKHPLTQTLEEIKKIFIGMGFEVASGPEIEDDYHNFEALNIPPEHPARDMQDTFFIEDKIILRTHTSPVQIRVMESKKPPVRIIAPGRVYRNEAISARSYCLFHQVEGLYVDEGVSFAELKGTLLAFAKQMFGSDVKLRFRPSFFPFTEPSAEVDVSCFICGGKGCRVCKYGGWLEILGCGMVDPNVFKFVGYDAEKYTGYAFGMGVERIAMLKYGIDDIRLFYENDFRFLDQF from the coding sequence ATGAAAAATCAAATTGAAGAAGTAAAGTCCAAATTTCTCTCCGAGATTTCAAGTGTTGAAGATGAGAAGCAACTTGAAGAATTAAGGGTTAAATATCTTGGTCGCAGGGGCATAATTCAGTCACTTTTTGATAAGTTAAGAGAAGTTCCAAAGGAAGAGAAACCAGCTCTTGGTAAATTGCTCAATGAGTTGAAGGAGCTAGCTCAGGGGAAATACAACGAGAAGAAACTTGAAATTAAGGGAAAGAAAGCCAAGGTTGAAAGTTTTGTTGATCTTACAATACCTGGAAGGTTGAAATACACGGGAAGGAAACATCCTCTTACACAAACGCTTGAGGAGATAAAGAAAATTTTCATTGGGATGGGTTTTGAAGTCGCTTCTGGGCCTGAGATAGAAGATGATTATCATAACTTTGAAGCGTTAAACATACCTCCCGAGCATCCAGCAAGGGATATGCAAGATACTTTTTTCATTGAGGATAAAATAATTTTACGAACGCACACTTCCCCCGTTCAGATAAGAGTGATGGAGTCAAAGAAACCGCCAGTTAGGATCATTGCCCCTGGAAGAGTTTACAGAAATGAAGCGATAAGTGCGAGGAGTTATTGTTTGTTTCATCAGGTTGAAGGTTTGTATGTTGATGAGGGGGTTTCTTTTGCGGAGTTAAAAGGGACTTTGCTTGCGTTTGCTAAACAAATGTTTGGCAGTGATGTTAAGTTGAGATTTAGACCCAGTTTTTTCCCATTCACTGAACCAAGCGCTGAGGTAGATGTCAGCTGTTTCATATGTGGAGGTAAAGGTTGCAGGGTTTGTAAATATGGTGGCTGGCTTGAAATACTTGGGTGTGGAATGGTTGACCCAAATGTTTTCAAGTTTGTTGGATACGATGCGGAAAAATATACTGGTTACGCTTTTGGTATGGGTGTTGAAAGAATCGCAATGTTAAAATATGGGATAGATGATATAAGGTTGTTTTATGAGAACGATTTCAGATTCCTTGATCAATTCTAA